The Streptomyces sp. NBC_01268 genome segment CACGGCCCAGGAGCTCACGGAACGTCGGGTCGCCCGAGCTGTCCGTACGCAGCACCAGCGTGTTCACGAAGAACCCGACGAGTGCGTTGAGCGCCTCGTCGCCCCGGCCCGCCACCGGCGAGCCGATCGCCAGATCCGCCCCCGCACCGAGCCGCGACAGGGCCGCCACCAGAGCCGCGTGCACCACCATGAACGGCGTGCACCCCTCGGCCCGGGCGAGCAGCGTCGCCCGCTGGAAGAGGTCGGCGCCGAGGTCGAGTTCGACCTGGCCGCCGCGGTGCGAGGCGTGCACCGGCCGGGGGCGGTCGAGGGTGAGCCCGTGCGCCTCGGGCAGGCCCGCCAGGTTCTCGCGCCAGAAGCCGAGTTCGCGGCCGAGTAGGCTCTGCGGTTCGTCGGCCGGGCCCAGGACGCGGCGCTGCCAGGCCGCGTAGTCGGCGTACCGCACCGGGAGGGGCTCCAGCACCGCTCCCCCGCCTGCCGCACGGGCCGCGTAGGCCCGCTCCAGGTCGGCGAAGAAGACGCCGTCCGACAGGCCGTCCGTCGCGATGTGGTGGAGGACCAGGACCAGCACCACGGAACCGTCGGGGAGTTCGAAGGAGGTGGCGCGGACGGGGAGGTCCGACGCCAGGTCGAAGACCTGTCCGGCGGCCTCGGCGAGGCCGGCGTCGAGCGCGTCGGCGTCGGTCCGGCGGCGCTCGACGGTCAGCCGTGCCCGCTCCGGGGCGAGGACCCGCTGGAAGGGTTCGCCGTCCACGGCCTCGAACACCGTCCGCAGCGGGGCGTGACGCTCCATCACGTCGTTCAGCGCGGACTCCAGCGCGGCGGGATCCGGCCCGGCGCCGTCGAACCGTACGACCGTGGGCACGTTGTAGGCCGCGCTCCCGCCGTCCAACTGGGCGAGCAGCCACAGCCGCCGCTGCGCGTACGAGGCGGGGACCAGCTCGCCGTCGCCCTCCCCCGGCACCAGCGCGGGGAGGACGGCGGTTTCCGTGGCCTCGCCTCCGCGCTCGGCGACGAGCTCCGCGAGTCCGGCCACGGTCGGGTGTCCGAAGACGTCCCGGATGGTCAGCCGCACGCCCAGTGCCTCGGCGACGCGGTTCGTGAGACGGGCGGCGAGGAGGGAGTGGCCGCCGAGGGCGAAGAAGCTGTCGTCGATGCCGATCCCGTCCGGGTCGACGTCGAGGGTCAGCCCGTACAGGTCCGCGAGGACCTCCTCGGTGCGGTCGCGCGGGGCGCGGCGGACGGTGACGAGCGCGGCGGGGGCGGGCAGGGCCCGCTTGTCGATCTTGCCGTTGGGGGTGAGCGGCAGCCGGTCCAGGACGGTGACGTGGCTGGGCACGAGGTGTTCGGGCAGTCGGGCGGCCACATGCCGCCGGATGTCCTCCGGCGCGACCGCCTCTCCCTCGATCACCAGGTAGGCGGCGAGCCGTTCGGCGTGCACGGTCACCACGGCCTGGGTGACCTGCGGGTGGGTCAGGAGCGCGGCCTCGGTCTCGCCCGGCTCGACCCGGAAGCCCCGGATCTTGATCTGGTCGTCGACGCGGCCCTCGTACACCAGCCGCCCGTCCCGGTCGAAGCGGACGAGGTCACCGGTGCGGTAGAGACGGCCGCCGAGGGCGGCGCCGAACGGGTCCGGGACGAAGCGGGTGGCGGTCAGGTCGGGCCGGCCCAGGTAGCCGTGGGCCAGTCCGTCACCGCTCAGGTACAGCTCGCCGGTCACCCCCGGCGGGCAGAGGTCCAGGTACGGGTCCAGGACATAGGCGCCCTTGTTGACCAGGGGCGTTCCGATCGGGACGACCGTCTCCTCCGTGTCCCCGGCATCCAGCGCGTGCGTGGTGGTGAAGCCCATCGACTCGGCCGGGCCGTAGCCGTTGACCACCTCGATGCCGGGCTTCAGCCGCTGCAGCTTGCGTACGTGGGCCGGCGAGGCGGCCTCGCCGCCGGTGTAGGCGACGGTGACGGTCCCGAAGGCTCCGGGGTGCTCGTCGACCAGGAAGTTGAAGAGGCTCGCCGACAGTTGGAGCATGGTCACCCCGTGGCGGCGCGACAGCTCCTCGATCAGCACCGGCTCCGGCCGCTGCCCCGGCTGCAGGACCGATGTCCCGCCGTGCAGCAGCGCCCCCCAGAACTCCAGGCTGAACGCGTCCCACGACACCGGCGAGCACTGGAGGAACACCTCCCCTTCGCCGAACCGGCCGTACGACTGGCCGCTCACCGTCGACACCAGGTTCCGGTGCGACGACAGGATCCCCTTCGGCCGGCCCGTCGAGCCCGACGTGAACATCACGCAGGCGGGGTCGTCGGGGCTGATCGGCACGCCGAGGTCGTCGGCGACGGCGTCCGGGCCGGGGCGCCGTCCGGCGTGGGTGACCGTCCAGGGGCCGTCGGCGCGGGCGGCGAGGGCGGAGGTGGTGACGAGGTGGGTGATGCCGGCGTCGGCGGCGGCCGAGCGGAGCCGCTCCTCGGGGAAGTCGGGGTCGAGGAGGACGTGGCCCGCGCCGGTCTTCAGGACGGCGAGGAGGGCGGTGGCGAAGGGGATGCCGCGTTCCAGCAGGACACCGGCCATGGCGCCGCGCCCGAGGCCGCCGTCGCGCAGTTCGCGGGCGAGGTGGTTGGCGGAGGCGTTGAGTTCGGCGTACGTGACGGCGCCGGCGGTGTCGATCAGGGCGGGGCGGTCGGCGTGGAGCCGGACCTGCTCCTCGAAGCGGGCGACGAGGGTGGTCTCCACCGGTTGCCCGACGGGCCCCGCCCAGGCGCCGGTGAGGAGCGCGCGCTCGTCGTCTCCGAGGAGCGCGAGACCGGCCACGGTGGCGTCCGGGGCCTCGTCGTCCGCGAGGAACCGGGTGACGAAGGCGGTGAAGCGGTCCTGATGGGCGGCGACCAGGACCGGGTCGACGTCGTGGACCGGGGTGTCGAAGTCGATGCGCAGGCCGTGGGCGGGGCCCAGGTCGAAGACGGCGACGCTGAGGTCGTCGACGGGGCCGTTGCTCACGTTGTGGTTGACGGTCGGATGGCCGCCGACCGTCAGTTCGGTCTGGAAGCCCATGATGTTGAGGACCGGCGTGGCGAGACGGCGGGTGCCGTCGATGACGCCGGCGTCGCGGCCGAGGTCCTCGTACCGGGTCCGCTGGTGGCGCAGGCCGTGCTTCACCTCGGCGGAGACCGCGCGCACCAGGTCGGCGAGGCGGTCCTCTGGGCGGACCCGGAGGCGCAGCGGCACGATGTTCGACATCATGCCGGGGGTGCTGCGGGCGGCGCGGGTGGTGCGGCCGGTGACGGGCAGGGCGATCATCAGCTCCTGGCGGCCGGTGACGCGCTGGAGGTAGGCGGCGAAGAGCGCCACGAGCAGCACGGACCAGGACACGCGGGAAGCGCGGGCGACCGTGCGCAGACGTTCGGCGTCGGCCGGGGAGACGGGGACGCTGCGGCGTGCGAAGGGCAGTCCGCCGTGTGCGGACGGCACCCGGTCCCGGCCCCGGACGAGACCGGCGGGCGCGTCGGGGGCGTCGGCCAGGTGGGTGCGCCAGGCGGCCCGGTCGGCGACGGCCTCCTCGGAGGCGCGGTAGGCGGCGTCCTCGGCGAGCAGCTCGGTCAGGGTGCCGAACGGGGTGTCGCCCCACGGCTCGCCCGCCGCCGCCCGCTCGTACAGCTCGACCAGGCGGGCCAGGGCCATGGAGGCGCCGACGCCGTCGACGACCAGGTGGTGGAAGCCGTAGAAGTAGAAGAAGCGGTCCTCCCCCAGCTTGATCAGGGCGCACCGGACGGGGGCTTCGCCGGTGAGGTCGAAGGGGGTGCCGATCAGCGCGTCGACCAGGTCCCAGGCGGCGGCCTCGGGATCCGCGGCCCCGCTGAAGTCGGTGAAGGCCAGCGTGCGCTCCCCGGCGTCGGCGTCGAGGAGCTGCCAGACCTGCTCGCCGTCGTCCTCGAAGCCCCGCACCCGCAGGAAGTCGGCCTCCTCGACCAGCCGCCGCCAGGCGGCCGCCATCAGCTCCGGGGCGACCGGGCCCTGGATCTCCCGGCATTCGCCGACGTTGTACGTGACGCCGGTCGGGTCGAGGAGATGGGCCGTCCAGATGTCCCGCTGGGCTACCGAGAGCGGCAACCGGACGGCGGCCGGTGCGGAGGCGACGGGCTGGTCGAACGGCATGGGGGCTCCTGGTGGGTGACCGGGGTCGGTGGCCGGTTCGACGGCCGGGAACGTGGGCAACGGCGGGAACGCACGGAAACGGTGGTGACGGCGGTGACGCGGTGCCGTCGGCCGCCGCGTTCGGCGGCCGGGCAGTGGCCATACAACCCGTGCGGGGGCCCCGTGAGCGGCAGTTGATCCGGCGGTACGGCAGCGGATCGGCGGCGCTGCGGCAGTCAGGCGGCAGGGGCGGGGGCAGCGGCGGCCGATGCCTCCGCCGCCGTGGCGCCGGTGCCGTCGGCCGGGTTCAGGGCGGCGCGGACGACGCACAACACCCGGAAGCCGGAACGGCCGTGATCGGTGCTGGGGCGGATGACACCGCCGATGAGCAGGGCGCGGATCATGCGGCCGGCGTCCGGGAGGGTCCTGCCGGTGAGCCGGACGACGTCGGTGAGCCCGAAGTCCCGCGCGGCGGCGGCGTCCTGGGCGGCGCAGAGCGTGGTGAGCAGGTTCCGCTGCTCCGGCGGGAGGGCGGCGAGGGTGCGGGCGACGCGGTCGCGCAGGCGGGAGCCGCTGTGTCCGTCGGCGAGGTGGTCGAGGACGGCGGCGGGGTCGGTCTCGACGATGCCGCGCAGGGTGGGCAGGTCGCAGACCCCGAGCCAGGAGGCCGCGGCGGCGAGCGCGAGGGGGTGCCCGTCGAGGCGGTGGGCGATCCAGGCGGTGTGGGCCAGGGTCTGCTCGTCGGGGAGGAGTTCGGGCCGCATCCGGCGGAGCCGGGCGAGGAGGAACCGTACGGCGGGCGCGTCCACCCCGGTGCCGGGGGCCTCGGGGCCCGCCGGGAGGGGGGCGTCCAGCGGGGAGAGGAGGAAGAGGCGCTCGCCGGGCACGTCCCAGGGGGTGTCGGCGGTGAGCAGGAAGCGCAGGCCGGGGAGTTCGCGGCGGAGCCGCGTCAGGCGGGAGAAGTCGAGCCGGGCGGTGTCGACACCGTCCAGGACCAGCAGCGCCTCACGGTCGCCGAGCGCGGCGGCGAGGGCGAGGGGCGGCAGTTCGCCGGAGGAGGGGGAGGAAGCGGCGGAGGCGGTGGGCGCGGCGGCCCCGGGTCTGTGCCCGTCCGCGGAGCCGTACGGGTCGGCGACGGGCCACGTCGCGGACGCTCCGCCCCCGTGCGGACGGCCCGCGTCCGCGGACGTTCCGGCGCCCTGGAGATAGGCGGCGCAGTCGGCGACGAGGGCGGCGAGGGGAGCCTCGTCGGCCGGCGGCAGGCAGTCGGTGACGGCGCCGGGGGCGGTGTGCCAGAGGACGGGGAAGCCGCTCGTGTGCAGGCGGGCGGCGGTCTCCAGGGCGAGGCGGGTCTTGCCGACGCCGCTCAGGCCCACGACGGTGACGAGTCGTTCGGCGCCGGAGCGCAGTTCCTCGGCGAGGATCGCGGCCTCGGCGTCCCGGCCGATCAGCGGGTGCAGCGGGACGGGCGGGGCGCAGCGTTCCGGGAGGAGGTACCGGCCGGCGCCGCCCTGGTGGCCGCGGGAGACGGACTCCTCCAGGGCGGTGCGGGCCCGGGGGCCGAGGCGGAGCGCGTCGGCTATCAGCCGGATCGTGTCCGCGCGGGGCCGCAGGGCCTTCCCCTTCTCCAGGTCGCGGATGGCGCGGACGCTGATGGTGGAGAGGTCGGCCAGTTCGCGCTGGGTGAGGCCGATACGGCGGCGGTGTCCGCGGATGAGGGTGCCCAGTGCGGCGGTGGCCGTCGGCGCGTCCTCAGGAGAGAGACTGGTCGTCATGGAGAGCTCCCGCTGGTCAGGTGGGGGCGAGGGCCGGAAAGCGGCCAGGTCAGGCCTGCTTTCGGCGGTGTCTCGCCGAGTGCTGGGAACCATCCTCCGAATCCCCCTATCCGGGGGGCATCCCGCCGCTAACCGGCATCGGGGGCGGGTCGGGCGTCCGGGACGCCTCCCGTGATAGCGCGGCGGCGCCGGGGATAGCGATGCCGGGGCCGTGATAGGGGGAGCGGTCCGGTGATAGCGGGGTGATAAGGCTGCGGCCGGTGCGGTGAATCCGCTCGTTCCTAAGTTGGTGGTCAGAAGGAAACGCCAGCCCCGAACGAGACGGAGAATCCGATGTCGAAGACCGCCGCCACCACCCGTACCGCCCTCCGCGCCGCCGTCACTTCCGCGCTGATCGTCCTGGTGACGGGCGCCGGCCTGCAGACCAGCTGGGCCGACGAGCCGGTCCCGGCGACGGGCACCCCGGGGACCGCCGCCACCGCCACCTCCACCACCCCCGAGGGCTGCGTCCCGGCCGGCACGGGCACCGGGACCACGGGCACGGGCACCACCGGCACCGGCACCCCCACCTGCACCGACAACAACCCCTGGGACTGACCTGCCCCGTCCCTCCCCGTACGACGAGGGGGCGTCCGCGCCTCAGCAGGCGCCGAGCAGTCGCTCCGCCTCCGTGAGTTCCCGGGCCATGCGCCGGTCCCGGAAGACCTCGACCGCCGGGGTGAGCAGTTCCCGTGAGCGTCCCGGCTCCGTCGTCAGGAGCCGTGCGAGGTCCAGGCGCGCGAGTGCGCCGCCGCCGAAATCCATGATCTGTTCCCGCGCCGACACGGCGCGGTCGAAGAAGTCCCGGGCCCGGTCCGGACGTCCCATCACGGTGAAGGCGTGGCCGAGGTCCCGCAGCAGGTGTCCTTCGCCGATGGCGTCGCCGGAGTCCCGGCAGAGTTCCAGCACTTCGGTGAAGGTGAGGACCGCCAGGTCGCTCCGGCCCTGTTCGAGGAGGAGCTGACCGACCCGGCGCAGGGTGCGTGCCCGGCCGCCGGTGTAGCCGATGCCCTCGTAGATGTCGAGCGCCTCGTCGAGCTGGCGCTGCGCGGTGTCGGTCTCGCCCTGGCGCATGCGGATGTGGGCGCTCTGGGTGAGGACGATCGCCCGCCCGACGACGTCCCCGGCGCGGTCGAAGTCGGCGAGGGAGCGCCCGTAGAGCTCCAGTGCGGCGGCGTCGTCGCCGCCGGTGCGCGCGATGAGCGCCATGTCGCGGCGGCAGAGGGCCTCGCCCATGGGTTCGTCGAGGGCCTGGAAGACGTCGAGCGCCGAGTTCAGGGCCTGGCGCGCGGTGTCGTACTGGTTGCGGCTCATGTAGAGCGAGCCGAGCGAGGCGCGGACCGCGGCGGTGCCGCGCAGGTTTCCGGCCTTGCGGACGGCGGCGAGGGCGATGTGGTGGGTCCGCTCCCACAGGTCGTAGTGACCCCGCACCTCGAACAGGGTGACGAGCGAGGTCGCGAGGTCCCAGCTGAGGTCGTGGAGACCCTCCTCCGCTGCGTGCTCGACCATGCCGCAGAGGGCGCCCTGTTCGGCGTCGAGCCAGGCGAGCGGGTCGGCGAGCGCCTCGTCGGTGTAGGCGGCCGGGGGTTCCCAGCGGGGCGCGTCGCCGTGCAGGACGGTGAAGTCGCCCCCGTACACCTTGCGGTGGGCCTGCTGGGCGAGGTGCATCCAGCCGCCGGCCATGCGGGCGAAGGCGGCCTTCCGCTCCTCGGGCGGGTGCTGGACGGCGAGCTGCTCGCGGGCGTAGACCCGGATGATCTCGTGGAAGCGGTAGCGGAAGCCGCCGGTCTCCATGCCGGCGACGTCGAGCATCTGCACGTCGACGAGGGGTTCGAGGAGGTCCGAGGGGAAGGGCCTGCGGTCGTCGAGGAGGGCTCCGGCGAGCCAGCTCGGCAGGGTCGGCGCCTGGGCCATGCTGAGGAGCCGCAGCAGTCCCCGGTCGCCGGGCGCGAGTCCCTCGTAGGTGAGGGAGAGGCTGGCGCGCATCGTCATTTCACCGTGTGCGAGTTCGTCAAGTCGGTGCCGTTCGTTGGCGAGCCGGTGGACCATGGACGCCAAAGTCCAGTGGGGCCGGGCGGCGAGCCGGGCGGCGACGATGCGCAGGGCGAGCGGGAGCCGCCCGACGGTGCGGACGAGGGCTTCGGCGGCGGCGGCCTCGCCGGTGACGCGGTCCTCGCCGATGATGCGGGAGAGCAGTTCCAGCGCGCGGTCCTCGTCGAGCACGTCGAGTTCGACGCGGTGGGCGCCGGGCAGCGCGGTGAGCCGGGCGCGGCTGGTGACCAGGACGGCGCAGCCCCGGCTGCCGGGGAGCAGCGGGAGGACCTGGCCTTCGCCGGCGGCGTCGTCGAGGACGACGAGGACGCGGCGGGAGGCGAGCCGGGTGCGGTACATCTCGGCGCGCTCGTCGAGGGATTCGGGGATGAGCTGGCCGGGGATGCCGAGGGCGCGCAGGAAGCGTCCGAGGACCTCGACGGGGGTGGCGGGGGCGCTGGTGGTGCCGCGCAGGTCGCAGTAGAGCTGTCCGTCGGGGAAGCCGGTCTCGGCGAGGGCGTGGGCGACGTGTACGGCCAGGGTGGACTTGCCGGTGCCGGGCTTGCCGGTGATGGCGGCGAGCGGGACGGTGCCGCGTCCGTCGCTGCCGGCGAGGGCCCTGCCCAGGGCGGCGAGGCGCTGTCCGTCGGCGACGAAGTCGGCGATGTCGGCGGGCAGCTGGTGCGGGACGGTGTCCTGACGAATCGTTTCGGCAGCGGGCGTCGCAGGGGTCTCGGCGGACGTCGGGGGCTGCTCAGGGCGCGCTTCGGGTGCCGCGTCGACGGGTCTCGCGGCGGGTCTCGCGGTGGGTCTCGCGCCGGGTACGGCGGGAGACCCGGCGGCGTCCGGCGGCGGCAGCTCGCCCGCGAGGATGGCGGCTTCGAGGTCGCGGAGTTCGCGGCTGGGTTCGAGGCCGAGTTCCTCGGCGAGGTAGCGGCGGGCGGTGCGGAAGGCCTCGAGGGCCTCGGCCTGGCGTCCGGACCAGTAGAGGGCCTGGATGAGCTGCCCGTGCAGCTTCTCGCGGAGGGGGTGTTCATGGGTGAGCCGCTGGAGTTCGCCCACGAGCCGGTCATGGCGGCCGAGTTCGAGCTCGATGCGGATGCGGAGCTCGACGGCGGCGAGGCGCTCCTCGTTGAGCTGCCGGGCCTTGTTGGCGAGCGGGCCGCTGTCGAGTCCGGTGAGGCATTCGCCCTGCCAGAGGGTGACGGCCGATCTCAGCAGGCCGACGGCCTCTTCGGCGTCTCCGCTCTCGCGCAGTGCGCGGGCGCGCTGGACGAGGCTGGTGAAGAGGGCGGCGTCGACGTTCCCGGCACCGGTGTGCAGCACGTAGCCGGGGGGCCGGGTCACCAGGGTGACCTCGCCCTCGGCGCCGGCGAGCAGCTTGCGCAGCCGGGACACGCAGATCTGCACCTGGGTGCGGGCGGTCTCCGGGGGGTTGTCCTCCCAGATGAGGTCCACGAGCTGGCTGGTGCTCACCACCCGGTTGCTCTCCAGGAGCAGCGCGGCGAGGATCACCTCCTGCCGGCCCGGCGGGACGCGCAGCGGCCCGCCGGCTCCCTGGACCTGGAGGGGCCCCAGCACCCGGAAGGTCAGGCGCGGCCCGCCCTGGACGTCCTCGTCCGCTAACCCACCGGCGGCAGCAGCCACTGATCCCCCACCCAAACAAGAAGAGTCGACTCGCCAGGACCAATCCCGGCCACGCCGGGATGTCAGGCTCAAGTGAGGACAGTCTCCACATCTCTTCCCGCCCTGTCCATGCCGTGAAGATCCCGGCCGGGGATAGGGAGGCGATAACGCGAAGTTGGGAAGGCGCCGCAGAATCCTGGAGCGAGAGTGAAGGGGGTTGGCACCGTTGAACAGCCATGACGACACGAGCACCGTGTGGGCCGACGGAACGGGGGCGGTGGATCTGGTGACCGCCGCGGGGATCGACCACGTGCGGCTGGTCTACGACTACCTCGACGCGGGTGATCTGGACGGCTGCGCGTCCTTGTTGCACGACGCCGTGGTCTTCGAGCTGCCGGGTCTGCCGCCGGCCCGGGGCCGCAGCGAGGCGGTGCGGGCGCACGTGGGGCACGTGCTGCCGACGGCCCGCCACGAGGTGGAGCAGCTGGTGGCGCGGGACCGCACGGTGATCGCCACGGGCCGCCGGGTCCCGGCGCCGACGGCCGCCGCGCCGGGACCGGTGGACCACCGCTTCGTCGACGTGTTCACCATCGCCCCGGACGGGATGGTCCGCACCTGCGTGCGCTACTACCACGCGACCCCCTGACCGGAGCATCGGGCTCCGCTTCCGGTTGGCCTCCACTTGGACCCTACAGGGGGTCAGGACGACAGGAATCATCGGGCAATTGGAAACTTTCCTGTCGCTCCGGATGCCAATCCGGTCACACAAGTTCCGAAATGATCAAAGACGCCTCTATAGTGCGGTCGTCCCCGCACCTCCCCCGCCTGCTCTTGAGAGTCCGGTTGATGTCGGCGTCACCCAGCCCGTTCCGTCCCGCCCTGACCGCCTCGCTGCTGACCGCCGCCGCGGGCGGCGCGCTCACCGTCGCCGCGGTCACCGCGGCGCCGGCCGACGTGCGCTCCCCGATCGCCTGGTTCGCGGCGTGCGGCGTCCTCCTCCTGTCCGCGGCCTCGTTCGCGGTCACCTGGTACGCGCGCGCCCTGCGGGCCCTGACCAAGCGGGCCGACCGGCTCGCCGCGCAGGTCTCCTCCCAGGACGCCTACGCCGCCCACCGCCAGGCCGCCGCCGACAGCGAGGCCGCGGCCCTGAGGGAACGTCACGAGGCCACCGCGGCCGCCGAGGCCGCCGCACACGCGGCCCGTGCCGAGGTCCTCGCCGAGCAGCACCGCACCGAGGCCGAGGAGCTCGCCCGCCGCCACCGCGCCGAGGCCGAGCGGCTCGCCACCGAGCACGCCGCCGGTGTCGCGCGCATGGAGGAGCGGGTCCGGCGCGCCGAATCGGCCCGCTCCGCCGCCCTGGCCGCCGCGGCCAACGCGGCCGGCCGGATGCAGGCCCTGGCCACGAGCATGATGGCCGACCTGCGGGAGATGGAGCACCGGCACGCCGACGAGGACGTGCTCGCCGACCTCCTCCACCTCGACCACCGCACCGCCCAGGCCGGCCGGCTCGCCGACTCCGTCGCCGTCCTCACCGGCGCCCGCTCCGGCCGCCGCTGGGCCCGGCCCATCGTCATGGAGTCGATCCTGCGCGGCGCCATGGGCCGCATCGCGGGCTACCAGCGGGTCCGGCTGCACTCCAGGAGCGAGGCCGCCGTCGCCGGCCACGCCGCCGAGGGCGTCATGCACGCGCTCGCCGAGATCCTCGACAACGCCGCCAACTTCTCCCCGCCCAGCGCCGAGGTCCACGTGTACGTGGAAGAGGTCCCCGCCGGTGTCGTCATCACCGTCGAGGACAGCGGTCTGACCATGAGCGACGTGCAGCTGCGGCGCGCCGAGTCCGCCGTCGACGCCACCACCCAGGACCTCGGCCGGCTCTCCGGCACCCGCCTCGGCCTGCACGTCGTCGGCCGCCTGGCCCGCAAGCACAACCTGTCCGTGTCCTTCCGGCCCTCCGCCCGCGGCGGCACCGGCGTCGTCCTGATGCTCCCCCAGGAGATCATCAGCCAGGGCGCCGAGGCGCCCGCCGCCGCGCCCCTGCCCATACCGGCGCAGCGGGCCACGCCCCCGGCCGCCCCCGCGGCCGCGGTCACTCCGGCCGCCGGGCCCGAGGCCGCTCCCGCGTCGCCCGACGAGACCGACGCGAACCCCGAGGCCGCCCCGGAGGACATCGTCCTGCCCCGCCGCAAGCGCGGGAAGACGCTCGCCGCGCACCAGGAGGCCACCCGCCCGGCCGCCGAGCGTCCGGCGCCCCGCACCGCCGACTCCCCCACCGTCTCGATCCGCTTCGGCGGCTTCCACAAGGCCGTGCGCGGCGCGGAGTCCGCCCCGTGCGAGGCCGCCCGCGAGGGCTCCGCACCCGACGACTCCGTACCCGACGGCTCGGCGCCCGACCAGGCGGCCGCCCCCGCCACGCCGCCGTCCTCGAACCACCCCCATTCGGAAGGCGATCCCCGATGACCGGCACCACCACCGACGAGAAGCTGAGCTGGCTCCTGGAGGGGCTCCTCGAACGGACCCCCGGCACCCGGCACGCCCTCGTGCTCTCCCGCGACGGCCTGAAGCTCTGCCGCACCACCGGGCTCTCCGTCGACCAGGCCGACCAGCTCGCCGCGATCGCCGCGGGCATCCAGAGCCTGTCGCACGGCGCCTCCGTCGAGTTCGGCGACGGCACGGGCGGAGTGCGCTCCGCGATGGCCGAGTTCTACGGCGGCATCCTCTTCATCGTCGAGGCCGGGGAGGGCGCCCACCTCGCGCTCGTCGCCGACGAGGAGGCCGACGCCGGTCTCGTCGGCCACAACATGACCGAGCTCGTCGAGCAGCTCGGCGAGCACCTCGTCGCGAGGCCGCGGGGATGAGCCGCGTCAGGCCGGGTCGGGACGACTCCCCCGACCGGCTCTACACCCTGACGGGCGGGCGCAGCCGCTCCGGGTCCACCGCCTTCGACGTCGTCACGCTCGTCGTCGCCGAGAGCGACCCGGTGCCCGGCATGCAGTCGGAGCATGCGGCGATCCTGCGCATGTGCCGCTTCCCCACCGCCGTCGTGGAGGTCGCGGCGGGGCTCGGGCTGCCCGTGTCGATCACCCGGATCCTGCTGGCCGACCTGCACGACACGGGCCGGATCAGCGCGCGGCACCCCCGCCCCTCCTCGTACCGCCTTCCCGATCACGACATCCTGGAGCAGGTGCTCGTTGGACTCCGTAACCTCTGAACCGCATCCGACCGCACCCCAGCACCAGACCCTGAGCAGCACCGCCGACAACGGACTGAAGATCGTCGTCGTCGGCGGCTTCGGGGTCGGCAAGACCACCCTGGTCCGCTCGGTCAGCGAGATCCGCCCGCTGAACACCGAGGAGACGATGTCGCAGGCCGGCGAGGACATCGACGACACCGACGGGGTCGCGGCGAAGACCGCCACCACGGTGGCCTTCGACTTCGGCCGGATCTCGCTCGACTCCCGCAACGTGCTGTACCTGTTCGGGGCGCCCGGCCAGGAGCGGTTCTGGTTCCTGTGGGACCGGCTGTTCTCCGGCACGCTCGGCGCGGTCGTGCTCGTCGACACCCGGCGGATCGCCGACTCCTGGTACGCCGTGGACCGGCTGGAGCACCACGGGACGCCGTTCGTCGTGGCCTGCAACGACTTCGGCGGCCCCGCGCACTCGCCGGCCGACGTCCGGGAGGCGCTGGACCTCGGCGAGGAGGTGCCGCTGGTCTTCTGCGACGCCCGGTCGCGCGAGTCGAGCAAGCAGGTCCTGATCGCCCTCGTCGAGCACCTGAAGGCGATCACCGAGCCCAGCGGCCGCCCCCACGCGTCGCACCCGCGGATCCACCCCGAGCCGATACCGGAGCACGCCCCGTGACCACCACCGAACCCGCGCCCGTCCCGCTGAGCGGACCGAGGTTCCACACCGACCCCACCGAGCTGTACCGGCGGATCCGGCGCGAGCACGGCGCCGTCGCCCCGGTCGTGCTCGACGGCGACGTGCCCGCCTGGCTGGTGCTCGGCTACCGCGAACTGCACCAGGTCACCAGCGACCCGGTGCTCTTCTCGCGCGACTCCGAGCTGTGGAACCAGTGGGACGCGATCCCCGCCGACTGGCCCCTGCTGCCCATGATCGGGCGCCGGCAGCCGTCCATCCTCTAC includes the following:
- a CDS encoding AfsR/SARP family transcriptional regulator; the protein is MLGPLQVQGAGGPLRVPPGRQEVILAALLLESNRVVSTSQLVDLIWEDNPPETARTQVQICVSRLRKLLAGAEGEVTLVTRPPGYVLHTGAGNVDAALFTSLVQRARALRESGDAEEAVGLLRSAVTLWQGECLTGLDSGPLANKARQLNEERLAAVELRIRIELELGRHDRLVGELQRLTHEHPLREKLHGQLIQALYWSGRQAEALEAFRTARRYLAEELGLEPSRELRDLEAAILAGELPPPDAAGSPAVPGARPTARPAARPVDAAPEARPEQPPTSAETPATPAAETIRQDTVPHQLPADIADFVADGQRLAALGRALAGSDGRGTVPLAAITGKPGTGKSTLAVHVAHALAETGFPDGQLYCDLRGTTSAPATPVEVLGRFLRALGIPGQLIPESLDERAEMYRTRLASRRVLVVLDDAAGEGQVLPLLPGSRGCAVLVTSRARLTALPGAHRVELDVLDEDRALELLSRIIGEDRVTGEAAAAEALVRTVGRLPLALRIVAARLAARPHWTLASMVHRLANERHRLDELAHGEMTMRASLSLTYEGLAPGDRGLLRLLSMAQAPTLPSWLAGALLDDRRPFPSDLLEPLVDVQMLDVAGMETGGFRYRFHEIIRVYAREQLAVQHPPEERKAAFARMAGGWMHLAQQAHRKVYGGDFTVLHGDAPRWEPPAAYTDEALADPLAWLDAEQGALCGMVEHAAEEGLHDLSWDLATSLVTLFEVRGHYDLWERTHHIALAAVRKAGNLRGTAAVRASLGSLYMSRNQYDTARQALNSALDVFQALDEPMGEALCRRDMALIARTGGDDAAALELYGRSLADFDRAGDVVGRAIVLTQSAHIRMRQGETDTAQRQLDEALDIYEGIGYTGGRARTLRRVGQLLLEQGRSDLAVLTFTEVLELCRDSGDAIGEGHLLRDLGHAFTVMGRPDRARDFFDRAVSAREQIMDFGGGALARLDLARLLTTEPGRSRELLTPAVEVFRDRRMARELTEAERLLGAC
- a CDS encoding nuclear transport factor 2 family protein, with amino-acid sequence MNSHDDTSTVWADGTGAVDLVTAAGIDHVRLVYDYLDAGDLDGCASLLHDAVVFELPGLPPARGRSEAVRAHVGHVLPTARHEVEQLVARDRTVIATGRRVPAPTAAAPGPVDHRFVDVFTIAPDGMVRTCVRYYHATP
- a CDS encoding AAA family ATPase; this translates as MTTSLSPEDAPTATAALGTLIRGHRRRIGLTQRELADLSTISVRAIRDLEKGKALRPRADTIRLIADALRLGPRARTALEESVSRGHQGGAGRYLLPERCAPPVPLHPLIGRDAEAAILAEELRSGAERLVTVVGLSGVGKTRLALETAARLHTSGFPVLWHTAPGAVTDCLPPADEAPLAALVADCAAYLQGAGTSADAGRPHGGGASATWPVADPYGSADGHRPGAAAPTASAASSPSSGELPPLALAAALGDREALLVLDGVDTARLDFSRLTRLRRELPGLRFLLTADTPWDVPGERLFLLSPLDAPLPAGPEAPGTGVDAPAVRFLLARLRRMRPELLPDEQTLAHTAWIAHRLDGHPLALAAAASWLGVCDLPTLRGIVETDPAAVLDHLADGHSGSRLRDRVARTLAALPPEQRNLLTTLCAAQDAAAARDFGLTDVVRLTGRTLPDAGRMIRALLIGGVIRPSTDHGRSGFRVLCVVRAALNPADGTGATAAEASAAAAPAPAA
- a CDS encoding sensor histidine kinase, whose product is MSASPSPFRPALTASLLTAAAGGALTVAAVTAAPADVRSPIAWFAACGVLLLSAASFAVTWYARALRALTKRADRLAAQVSSQDAYAAHRQAAADSEAAALRERHEATAAAEAAAHAARAEVLAEQHRTEAEELARRHRAEAERLATEHAAGVARMEERVRRAESARSAALAAAANAAGRMQALATSMMADLREMEHRHADEDVLADLLHLDHRTAQAGRLADSVAVLTGARSGRRWARPIVMESILRGAMGRIAGYQRVRLHSRSEAAVAGHAAEGVMHALAEILDNAANFSPPSAEVHVYVEEVPAGVVITVEDSGLTMSDVQLRRAESAVDATTQDLGRLSGTRLGLHVVGRLARKHNLSVSFRPSARGGTGVVLMLPQEIISQGAEAPAAAPLPIPAQRATPPAAPAAAVTPAAGPEAAPASPDETDANPEAAPEDIVLPRRKRGKTLAAHQEATRPAAERPAPRTADSPTVSIRFGGFHKAVRGAESAPCEAAREGSAPDDSVPDGSAPDQAAAPATPPSSNHPHSEGDPR